The following is a genomic window from Alphaproteobacteria bacterium.
GAACATCCAATAAAGCAGAAAGTGCATAACTTATAGATGTGCAATCTTCCACGGATATAGGTTGATCATCTTGCCTCTCTATCATAATCTGTAAAGTAGGGCGATGATTTCCTTGAAATTTTGTTCGTACCAAGCTGTAACCCAAAGCTTCGATCGATGGTTTAATCAAATCATTAATTTTTTCTAACTGCATTTATTTGATATTTCATTCATCTAATAAAAAAGGCAGGCTCTTGCCTACCTTCACATACACGCCATTTAATTATGTATTATTATATTTTAGATATATTCAAAAATCAAGATTTTAATTAATCAATTTGATGGCGAACAATTAAATATTTAATAATTTCCCCTTTTTCCAAAGCTTTTGTTGCATACCTAGTTTTAAACAAAGAATCGGAATTCAATCCTGTAATAACTGTTTCATTTAGCATAGAAAAATTATTATGTTTATTTATTTGCTGATATACCCAATTTATATAAGAGATATTATCACTTGCTAAATGTAATTCTGCGTTATTTTTCATAAGATAAGATAAATGATTAAGATTTTCTATTGTTAAAAAACGTCTGGAATGATGACGTGTTTTCGGCCATGGATCTGGAAAAAAAACATAGATACGATCAATCATATGAGGCATAAAATAAGAAAAGATTTTTCTTACATCATCAGGATAAATATATATATTATTTAAATTATATGAAACTATTTTTTTAACAAGTGAAGCAATTCCATTAATAAATACTTCTGCCCCTAAAAGACCAATCTTAGGATTTTGAAGAGCTTGATGAATCAAATGCTCTCCACTTCCAAAACCAATTTCTAAAAAAACTTTTTCTGGTAAAAAAGAAAATAACCTTGAAGGATCTATTTTTCCTTTAAATTGTGATATATCCAAAGTTAAATTTACCAGATGTTTTTCAAGTAATTGTTGTTTATTAATACTTAATTGACGAGCTTTGCGTCGCCCATAAGTTTTAAGCGGCACATGAAATGGCATTCCTTCAAAATAGGAAGATATCATCACTTAATTAAAGCTTTTAAACTATCAACTAAATCTAATTTTTCCCAAGAAAAACCACCATCTACTTCTGGTTCACGTCCAAAATGTCCATAGGACGATGTTCTTGCATAAATAGGACGATTTAATTTTAAATGTAGTCTAATGCCACGGGGGGTTAAATCCATTATATCTTGCAATGATGAAGAAAGTTTGGTTTCATCAACTAACCCTGTTGCATGTGTATTAACATAAAGAGCAAGAGGTTTCGCAATACCTATGGCATAAGCAAGTTGTATCGTACAGCGTTCAGCCAAACCAGCTGCAACAATATTTTTAGCAAGATAACGTGCTGCATATGCAGCTGAACGATCAACCTTAGTGGGGTCTTTCCCAGAAAAAGCACCACCACCATGTGGAGCAGCACCACCATACGTATCGACAATAATCTTACGTCCTGTTAAACCCGCATCGCCATCTGGGCCACCAATAACAAAACGACCTGTTGGATTTACATAAAATTCATCTTCAGGACACATCCATCCTTCAGGAAGCACCTTGAGAACATGCCCGCGAACAATATCACGAATATCATCTTGATGGATGTTTAAATCATGTTGCGTAGAAACTACAATAGAAGAAGCTTTAACGGGTTTACCATTTCTATAAACCAATGTTATTTGGCTTTTTGCATCAGGGCCAAATCCTTTGATCAACCCTTGATGGCGTGCATCAGATAAGGAACGCAAAATAGCATGCGCATAATAAATAGCAGCGGGCATACAATGCTTTGTTTCATTACACGCATACCCAAACATAATACCTTGGTCACCAGCACCTTCATCTTTATCATGTGTCCCATCCACACCACGAGCAATATCTGGGGATTGAGCATGAATATAAGTATCAATTTTTAAATTTTTCCAATGAAACCCTTCCTGCTCATAACCAATAAATTTTACAGCATCACGTACTGCTTGTTCCATAATATCAGAGTTCAGAGAATTAGGACCACGCACTTCACCTGCAAGAACCACCCTATTTGTTGTTGCTAAAGTTTCGACAGCTACACGTGCTTCCGGATCATTTTTTAAATATATATCAACAATACTATCAGAAATACGGTCACATACCTTATCTGGATGCCCTTCCGAAACAGATTCGCTTGTAAAAAGATAATCGCCCTTAATCACAAAACCTCCTTAAAAGATTACACATTTAAATTTAAAAAATTACTATTAAATTTTCATTTAGTTTCACGTGACTTTAAAAATAATATAATCCACAAATTAATAACAAGTATAAAAGCAAAAATCCAATTACCAAATCGTGCATACAAAGTTAATTCAGGTAAAGGTTTTAATAAAGGGACATCTAAAACACCTCTTTTTAATAAACCCATACTATGAATAATACGTCCATAAGGATCAATAACCGCAGAAACCCCAGTATTTGCAACTCTAACCAAAGATAAACCTTCTTCTATAGATCTATATCTTGCACTTGTTAAATGCTGGTAGGGTCCAACACTTTGACCAAACCATGCATCATTTGTAACATTAAGTAACCAAGAAGGTCTTTTATTTTTATCAATAATTTCGCCAGGAAAAATAACTTCATAACAAACAAGCATACCTACAGGGGGTAACCCTGATAAATAAAGAGTCTGTGGACCAAGACCGGAAGAAAAATCAAGACTACCTGGCATTAAATTGTTAATAAAAGGTATCCATGAACGCATGGGAGCATATTCACCATAAGGAACAAGATAAGTTTTATCATAAAAAGCAATAATATTACCTGCACTGCCTAAAGCATAAATACTATTCCACATCTTATGAATTGGGCCTACAAGAGGCTCAGCACGTAAAGCGCCTAAAATTAAAGCCCCTCCCGTAGGTACTACAGTTCCCAGATTTCGCCGTAAATCTGGCAATCTGTCTAAAAAAGAATCTATTGCTGCTTCTGGCCATATAATATGTGTTGGAGGATTATTTGAATTTTGATTTTGTAAACTAAGCTCCATATAATCTTTACTAAGAACATTAACGTCAGCTTTAAATTTTTGTTCTTGTGCAGTATTGGGTTGAACCAATCTTAATTGAACATTAGGAAAAACATCATTATAGGTATATTTAAGTCTCTCTATACCATAAATCCAAAATGATACAAAAACAATTAGACCCATACCTAAAATAACCCACGGGGAATACCATCGAGATGAAAATATTTTGATATGAGATCCAGCTCTTAATCGATCTGGTATATAAGCAATTAATCCAATTAATAAAACAGTTATAAAACTTAATCCAAAGCTTCCTATCCATGATGAAAGCTGCATTATAGGTAAAGAATTACCCCAAATATAAGCTGTCAAATTCCAAGGATATCCTGTAATCAAATGACCTCGTACCCACTCATGAGCAGCCCAGATTTCTGCTAATAAAAAAATCCTAGTTAAACCCAAGGACCAAAAATTATAAAAAAATGCTAATAACAGAGCAAAAATCAATGCCAACCAGCCAGCCAAGCAAAAAACAGCAATAGGTGCCAACCATCCCATATCAATTCCTTGAACCATAAAGGAATTAGCAACCCAATAATTACCAACAAGAGCATGACCAAAAGCAAACCACCATCCTATAGAAAAAAAATTCCACCTTGTTTTTTGCCCATCTAAAAGCCAAATTAAACATGGCCAAGAAAAAATAAATAAAACAATATAATGAAAAGGTGCAAAAGAAAAAGAAGCTATACCACCTGCAATACACGCCATTAATCTTTGCAAAAAATAATTTTGCTTTTGAATTAAAAGAAAAAATTTATGGATTGCCAATTCTACCCACATACTTAGCTACTCTTTTCCCCTATAGTTACCTTTTCTTCACTTTTTCTTGATACATTACTTATACGTAATCTTTTGATCCGTCTGGGATCTGCTTCAATAATTTCGAACGCTATA
Proteins encoded in this region:
- the trmB gene encoding tRNA (guanosine(46)-N7)-methyltransferase TrmB, producing the protein MMISSYFEGMPFHVPLKTYGRRKARQLSINKQQLLEKHLVNLTLDISQFKGKIDPSRLFSFLPEKVFLEIGFGSGEHLIHQALQNPKIGLLGAEVFINGIASLVKKIVSYNLNNIYIYPDDVRKIFSYFMPHMIDRIYVFFPDPWPKTRHHSRRFLTIENLNHLSYLMKNNAELHLASDNISYINWVYQQINKHNNFSMLNETVITGLNSDSLFKTRYATKALEKGEIIKYLIVRHQID
- the metK gene encoding methionine adenosyltransferase translates to MIKGDYLFTSESVSEGHPDKVCDRISDSIVDIYLKNDPEARVAVETLATTNRVVLAGEVRGPNSLNSDIMEQAVRDAVKFIGYEQEGFHWKNLKIDTYIHAQSPDIARGVDGTHDKDEGAGDQGIMFGYACNETKHCMPAAIYYAHAILRSLSDARHQGLIKGFGPDAKSQITLVYRNGKPVKASSIVVSTQHDLNIHQDDIRDIVRGHVLKVLPEGWMCPEDEFYVNPTGRFVIGGPDGDAGLTGRKIIVDTYGGAAPHGGGAFSGKDPTKVDRSAAYAARYLAKNIVAAGLAERCTIQLAYAIGIAKPLALYVNTHATGLVDETKLSSSLQDIMDLTPRGIRLHLKLNRPIYARTSSYGHFGREPEVDGGFSWEKLDLVDSLKALIK
- the lnt gene encoding apolipoprotein N-acyltransferase: MWVELAIHKFFLLIQKQNYFLQRLMACIAGGIASFSFAPFHYIVLFIFSWPCLIWLLDGQKTRWNFFSIGWWFAFGHALVGNYWVANSFMVQGIDMGWLAPIAVFCLAGWLALIFALLLAFFYNFWSLGLTRIFLLAEIWAAHEWVRGHLITGYPWNLTAYIWGNSLPIMQLSSWIGSFGLSFITVLLIGLIAYIPDRLRAGSHIKIFSSRWYSPWVILGMGLIVFVSFWIYGIERLKYTYNDVFPNVQLRLVQPNTAQEQKFKADVNVLSKDYMELSLQNQNSNNPPTHIIWPEAAIDSFLDRLPDLRRNLGTVVPTGGALILGALRAEPLVGPIHKMWNSIYALGSAGNIIAFYDKTYLVPYGEYAPMRSWIPFINNLMPGSLDFSSGLGPQTLYLSGLPPVGMLVCYEVIFPGEIIDKNKRPSWLLNVTNDAWFGQSVGPYQHLTSARYRSIEEGLSLVRVANTGVSAVIDPYGRIIHSMGLLKRGVLDVPLLKPLPELTLYARFGNWIFAFILVINLWIILFLKSRETK